One genomic window of Prochlorococcus sp. MIT 0801 includes the following:
- a CDS encoding DUF309 domain-containing protein: MNTMDNEDDLFINDPRFEIGMKLFNSCQWYKSHDVFEEIWHETGGAERQLLQGILQVAVAQVHLENSNINGATILYGEALGRLKKFQLSNLGLDIEGLSKCVSKRLELLQVGKDLACSSIPVLNFL, encoded by the coding sequence ATGAACACTATGGATAATGAAGATGATTTATTTATAAATGATCCTCGTTTTGAAATAGGAATGAAATTATTTAATTCTTGTCAGTGGTACAAATCCCATGATGTTTTTGAAGAGATATGGCATGAGACTGGTGGTGCTGAAAGGCAGTTGTTACAGGGAATATTGCAAGTGGCTGTTGCACAAGTTCATTTAGAAAATAGTAATATAAATGGGGCGACCATTCTTTACGGAGAGGCATTAGGTAGATTGAAAAAATTTCAATTATCTAATTTAGGATTAGATATTGAAGGACTTTCTAAATGTGTTTCAAAGAGATTGGAATTGCTACAAGTTGGTAAGGACCTAGCTTGTTCCTCCATTCCCGTTCTCAATTTCCTTTGA
- the lptB gene encoding LPS export ABC transporter ATP-binding protein: MTLLIESLDLTLSNKTIVKNVDLNVKPGEVVGLLGPNGAGKTSTFNLIMGLIKPNKGNIYLEGNSIKKFSMTKRVQLGIGYLPQEPSVFRNLTVIENLDIALSQAKLSISLFRKKREELIEEFNLVSFLDRFGHQLSGGERRRCEVARALAVGRLGPKFLLLDEPFAGVDPIAINDLQNLIRKLKNKNIGILITDHNVRATLAITERSYILNQGEILADGTSDQLTKNQIVKDSYLGNSFD, encoded by the coding sequence ATGACTCTACTTATTGAGAGTTTGGATTTAACCTTATCCAATAAAACAATTGTAAAAAACGTTGATTTAAATGTTAAACCTGGGGAAGTGGTTGGTCTTTTAGGACCAAATGGTGCGGGTAAAACTAGTACTTTTAATTTGATCATGGGCTTGATTAAGCCAAACAAAGGCAATATCTACTTGGAGGGGAATAGCATAAAAAAATTTTCGATGACAAAAAGAGTTCAATTAGGGATAGGTTATTTACCTCAAGAACCAAGTGTCTTTAGAAATCTTACAGTTATTGAGAATTTGGATATTGCTCTTTCTCAAGCTAAGTTATCAATTTCTTTGTTTAGGAAAAAACGTGAAGAATTGATTGAGGAATTTAATTTGGTCTCTTTCCTTGATCGCTTTGGCCATCAACTTTCCGGTGGAGAAAGACGCAGATGTGAAGTCGCTAGAGCTTTGGCTGTGGGACGTTTAGGTCCAAAATTTTTACTCTTAGACGAGCCTTTTGCAGGAGTTGATCCTATTGCTATAAATGATCTACAGAATTTAATTAGGAAATTAAAAAATAAGAATATAGGCATATTAATTACTGATCATAATGTTAGAGCAACTTTGGCTATAACCGAACGTTCTTATATTCTTAATCAAGGGGAAATACTTGCCGATGGAACGTCTGATCAATTAACAAAAAATCAAATTGTTAAAGATAGCTATCTGGGGAATTCATTCGATTAA
- a CDS encoding LptF/LptG family permease: MFNNLLLFSRFQKLVESKWKIIPLLDRWILFELLPPLFFSIAAFTVVSLSVGVIFDLIRKIVEIGLPFSVAIKILLLKLPSFIVISFPMAMLLSTLLAYGSLNDNSEIKALKSIGISVYRLIFPGLILSIFMSYMTFVFNNNIVPITNKNAEIILSNSLGRSFANEQGEDIIFSKKGEILDPYSSYKKNGVTHLFYAWKFIDGQMLDVTVIDFSKLGFTQMLKAKKGIWNSDKNNWEFFEGDVLTLSPDGSNTRTKFFSFLYPLGTELTNIARLPKDANDMNLGEANTAMKLYQSSGNIKEARRMKVRIQEKFTLPIACLVFALIGCSFGVMQKRGVGRSQSFGLSIILILIYYILSFSFSSLGVKGIINPFFAAWSPVFLSMLGGGFLLKQASK; this comes from the coding sequence ATGTTTAATAACCTATTATTATTCTCTAGATTTCAAAAATTAGTAGAAAGTAAATGGAAAATAATTCCATTATTAGATAGATGGATACTTTTTGAATTATTGCCGCCTTTATTTTTTTCAATAGCGGCTTTTACCGTCGTTTCTCTTTCAGTAGGAGTTATTTTTGATCTGATTAGAAAAATAGTTGAGATTGGTCTTCCTTTTTCTGTGGCTATTAAGATTCTATTGCTAAAGCTGCCAAGTTTTATTGTTATTTCTTTCCCTATGGCAATGTTACTTTCAACTTTGTTAGCCTATGGAAGTCTTAATGATAACAGTGAAATCAAGGCATTGAAAAGCATTGGTATATCTGTTTATAGGCTTATTTTTCCAGGATTGATATTGTCAATATTTATGTCATACATGACCTTCGTTTTTAATAATAATATTGTTCCTATTACAAATAAAAATGCTGAGATTATCTTATCTAATTCTCTAGGTAGATCTTTTGCAAATGAACAGGGCGAAGATATTATATTTTCAAAGAAAGGAGAAATTTTAGATCCATATTCAAGCTATAAAAAAAACGGAGTTACTCATCTATTTTATGCCTGGAAATTTATTGATGGGCAGATGTTGGATGTAACAGTAATTGATTTTTCAAAATTAGGTTTTACACAAATGCTTAAGGCGAAAAAAGGTATTTGGAATAGTGACAAAAACAATTGGGAGTTTTTTGAAGGAGATGTTTTGACACTTAGTCCTGATGGAAGTAATACAAGAACTAAATTCTTTAGTTTTTTATATCCATTAGGTACTGAACTTACGAATATTGCACGACTGCCAAAAGATGCAAATGATATGAACCTTGGAGAAGCGAATACTGCTATGAAGTTATACCAAAGTAGTGGCAATATTAAAGAAGCAAGAAGGATGAAAGTAAGAATTCAAGAAAAATTTACTTTGCCAATCGCTTGTTTAGTTTTTGCTTTAATTGGTTGTAGCTTTGGTGTGATGCAAAAAAGAGGCGTAGGGAGAAGTCAAAGTTTTGGCTTAAGTATTATTTTGATACTTATCTATTACATTTTGAGTTTTAGTTTTAGCTCTCTTGGAGTCAAAGGAATAATAAATCCTTTCTTTGCTGCTTGGTCTCCTGTCTTTTTGTCTATGTTAGGGGGAGGTTTTTTGTTAAAACAGGCCAGCAAATGA
- the ccsB gene encoding c-type cytochrome biogenesis protein CcsB produces MVDFSLNNFSFDPVVSLGFAAFLFLLVALPISFWSVAGSSDSSKARFLVATSNLLLTSQLMLRWWQSGHFPISNLYESLCFLTWGCTLAQLFVERAWRSPIVSAVATPMSLLSIGFASFVLPENLQSSAPLVPALRSSWLVMHVSVIMCSYAALLIGSILSFGVFIVDGKKQFNIRNSSFGSGSFRESSELYLENRNENLSSIQPIEFTNAEQLDSLSYRSITAGFLLLTVGLISGAVWANEAWGSWWSWDPKETWALICWLVYAAYLHTRLTRGWQGKKPAILAIAGFFVIIVCYIGVNLLGVGLHSYGWFFDT; encoded by the coding sequence ATGGTTGATTTTTCGTTAAATAATTTTTCTTTTGACCCTGTTGTTTCCCTTGGGTTCGCAGCATTTCTTTTCTTGTTAGTAGCACTGCCGATTTCATTTTGGTCAGTTGCTGGTAGCAGTGATTCCTCGAAAGCCAGATTTTTAGTTGCAACTTCAAATCTTTTGCTAACTAGTCAATTGATGCTTAGATGGTGGCAATCTGGACATTTTCCAATTAGTAATCTCTATGAGTCACTTTGTTTTTTGACTTGGGGGTGTACGTTAGCTCAACTTTTTGTCGAAAGAGCGTGGAGGTCTCCAATTGTTTCTGCAGTTGCGACGCCTATGTCATTGCTTTCAATAGGTTTTGCGAGTTTTGTTTTGCCAGAGAATTTGCAATCTTCTGCTCCTTTAGTACCAGCTCTTCGTTCTAGTTGGCTAGTCATGCATGTGAGTGTAATTATGTGCTCTTACGCTGCATTACTAATAGGTTCAATTTTGTCTTTTGGTGTCTTTATAGTTGATGGAAAAAAGCAATTCAATATACGTAATAGCTCTTTTGGGTCTGGTTCGTTTAGGGAAAGTTCTGAGCTTTATCTTGAGAATAGAAATGAGAACTTAAGTTCAATACAACCAATTGAATTTACAAATGCTGAGCAACTTGATTCTTTAAGTTATAGGTCAATAACTGCAGGATTTTTGTTGCTCACAGTTGGTCTTATTAGTGGCGCTGTTTGGGCTAATGAAGCTTGGGGTAGTTGGTGGAGTTGGGATCCTAAAGAAACATGGGCTTTAATATGTTGGTTGGTTTACGCGGCTTATTTGCATACTAGGCTAACAAGAGGATGGCAAGGTAAAAAGCCTGCAATTCTTGCTATCGCAGGCTTTTTTGTTATTATTGTTTGCTATATCGGAGTAAACCTTCTTGGGGTTGGTTTACACAGTTATGGTTGGTTCTTCGATACATAG
- the rpe gene encoding ribulose-phosphate 3-epimerase yields MTQSISSAIFSEHRPVQIIPSVLPADWANMGQCVKDLELAGVDRIQFDVMDGNFVPNLTFGPEMISACRKYCKVPFETQLMVSQYNCETMLEGYVEASKGANGEPGVVIAHAEANVHLHRILGKIRQLGGSPSVALNPHTPMDMVKDVLDMVDHVLVMTVNPGFGGQAYIPTMLNKITQLRKIILENRYNVDIEVDGGIKADWSLSQCCAAGANCFIAGSGMFAYPTLKEGCEALRRVANDAQNGIIIEK; encoded by the coding sequence ATGACCCAATCCATTTCATCAGCAATTTTTTCTGAACACCGTCCTGTTCAAATAATCCCTTCAGTATTGCCAGCAGACTGGGCAAACATGGGCCAGTGCGTAAAGGATCTTGAACTAGCGGGTGTAGACAGAATTCAATTTGATGTGATGGATGGGAACTTTGTTCCGAATCTCACTTTTGGTCCAGAAATGATTTCCGCATGCCGAAAGTATTGCAAAGTTCCATTCGAGACTCAGTTAATGGTGAGTCAATACAACTGTGAAACCATGCTTGAGGGATATGTCGAAGCAAGCAAGGGAGCAAACGGAGAGCCAGGTGTTGTAATTGCTCATGCTGAAGCAAATGTTCACCTTCATCGAATTCTTGGCAAGATTCGCCAACTAGGAGGATCTCCCTCGGTTGCCCTTAATCCTCATACTCCAATGGATATGGTCAAAGATGTGCTTGATATGGTTGACCACGTACTAGTAATGACTGTCAATCCTGGCTTTGGTGGTCAAGCTTATATTCCAACAATGTTGAACAAAATCACTCAATTAAGAAAAATAATTTTAGAAAATAGATACAACGTAGACATAGAAGTTGATGGAGGAATAAAAGCAGATTGGTCATTATCTCAATGCTGCGCTGCAGGAGCAAACTGTTTCATAGCAGGAAGTGGAATGTTTGCTTATCCAACACTTAAAGAAGGTTGTGAGGCCCTAAGAAGAGTTGCAAATGACGCACAGAATGGGATAATTATTGAAAAATAA
- the glpX gene encoding class II fructose-bisphosphatase: MDRTLVQEILEVVEQAAIASAQLTGLGQKDEADAAAVEAMRKRMGTIQMQGRIVIGEGERDEAPMLYIGEEVGSGIGPGVDFAVDPCEGTNLCANSQRGSMAVLAASDRGGLFNAPDFYMNKLAAPPAAKGQVDIRKTPTENIKILSDCLGIAISDLTIVVMDRARHKNLVSEIRSTGARIQPISDGDVQAAIACGFEGTGTHCLMGIGAAPEGVISAAAMRALGGHFQGQLVYDPAIAQTSEWADYTKEGNIKRLNEMGITDIDKIYEANELASGENVAFAGSGITDGLLFDGVKFEKDCTRTSSLVISTLDQTARFTNTVHIKDGAQSISLK, encoded by the coding sequence GTGGATCGTACTCTCGTCCAAGAAATTCTTGAAGTAGTTGAGCAGGCTGCAATTGCTTCGGCTCAATTGACTGGTTTGGGTCAAAAAGATGAGGCTGATGCCGCAGCCGTAGAGGCAATGCGAAAGAGAATGGGAACGATTCAAATGCAAGGAAGAATCGTTATTGGAGAAGGAGAAAGAGATGAAGCTCCAATGCTTTATATAGGAGAAGAAGTTGGATCAGGAATAGGTCCTGGAGTTGATTTTGCTGTAGATCCTTGTGAGGGGACAAATTTATGTGCTAACAGTCAGCGTGGATCGATGGCTGTTTTAGCGGCGTCAGATAGGGGCGGATTATTTAACGCTCCAGATTTTTACATGAATAAATTAGCTGCTCCTCCAGCAGCTAAAGGACAAGTTGATATAAGAAAAACTCCCACAGAAAATATAAAAATCTTGAGTGACTGTCTTGGTATCGCAATTAGTGATTTAACTATTGTTGTTATGGATAGAGCTAGGCACAAAAATCTAGTTTCCGAAATCAGATCTACTGGTGCCAGGATTCAGCCTATTTCAGATGGAGATGTCCAAGCGGCAATTGCATGTGGCTTTGAGGGGACAGGTACTCATTGTTTAATGGGCATTGGGGCGGCTCCTGAAGGAGTTATTTCGGCAGCGGCTATGAGGGCACTTGGAGGTCATTTCCAAGGACAACTTGTTTATGATCCTGCAATAGCTCAAACATCAGAGTGGGCAGACTATACAAAGGAGGGAAATATAAAAAGATTGAATGAAATGGGCATTACTGATATTGACAAGATCTATGAGGCTAACGAACTTGCCTCAGGAGAAAATGTGGCTTTTGCTGGTAGTGGAATCACAGATGGATTACTTTTCGATGGAGTTAAATTTGAAAAAGATTGCACCAGAACTAGCAGTCTTGTGATTAGTACGCTTGATCAAACAGCAAGATTTACCAATACAGTTCACATCAAAGATGGTGCTCAAAGCATCTCTTTGAAGTGA
- a CDS encoding glutamyl-tRNA reductase: MHIAVVGLSHRTAPVEVREKLSIPEELVERSFNNLKKIDQILEVSILSTCNRLEIYSLVKDPQLGIEAIKSFLLEFSGLEDEILSPHIFNYVQEKAVSHVMRVSAGLDSLVLGEGQILSQVKKMVRLGQDHQSLGPILNRLLTQAVSTGKRVRSETNLGTGAVSISSAAVELAQLKLGQAHGRDQLMTLETEKVAVVGAGRMSRLLLQHLQSKGCCSLTLLNRTKKRAEDLSAAFPDIQIDCQLIDELDSCLSLSTLVFTSTAANEPIIDAEKLIKIDRKPLLRLIDIGVPRNISSDAKSVSGIESHDVDDLQEVVSRNQEARQKLALEAEGLIEEECRVFLEWWDSLAAVPTINCLRSGLESIRKEELQKALSRMGPDFSARERKVVEALSKGIINKILHTPVTKLRAPQSRNDRRDSLDVIEKLFNLDVSSSLNKPKNN; this comes from the coding sequence ATGCATATTGCTGTCGTCGGTCTTAGCCATCGCACGGCCCCTGTCGAAGTGCGTGAAAAGCTAAGTATCCCAGAAGAACTAGTTGAAAGATCGTTTAATAATTTAAAGAAAATTGATCAAATATTAGAAGTTTCCATATTGAGCACATGTAACAGACTTGAAATTTATAGCTTAGTTAAAGACCCGCAATTGGGAATAGAAGCTATTAAATCTTTTCTTCTTGAATTCTCGGGCCTTGAGGATGAGATTCTTTCACCTCACATATTTAATTATGTCCAAGAGAAAGCAGTCTCTCATGTCATGAGGGTTTCTGCGGGTTTGGATAGTTTGGTCTTAGGAGAGGGACAGATTCTTTCTCAAGTAAAAAAAATGGTACGTCTTGGCCAAGATCATCAGAGTCTAGGTCCAATCTTGAATAGATTATTAACTCAGGCCGTAAGTACAGGCAAGCGCGTAAGAAGCGAGACAAATCTTGGAACGGGAGCAGTTTCTATTAGTTCTGCAGCTGTAGAACTAGCTCAATTGAAACTTGGCCAAGCGCACGGAAGAGATCAATTGATGACTTTAGAAACTGAAAAGGTCGCTGTTGTTGGGGCTGGGCGAATGAGTCGTTTGTTGCTTCAGCATCTCCAATCAAAAGGATGTTGTTCACTTACACTTCTAAATAGAACAAAAAAAAGGGCTGAGGACCTTTCAGCAGCGTTTCCCGATATTCAAATTGACTGTCAATTAATAGATGAGCTTGATAGTTGTCTCTCTCTGAGTACTCTTGTATTTACGAGTACAGCTGCTAATGAGCCAATTATTGATGCCGAAAAATTGATAAAGATCGACAGGAAGCCTTTACTTAGACTTATTGATATTGGAGTTCCGAGGAATATTTCTTCTGATGCAAAATCAGTTTCCGGAATTGAATCTCATGATGTCGATGATCTTCAAGAAGTTGTTTCAAGAAATCAAGAGGCAAGACAAAAGCTCGCCCTAGAAGCAGAAGGATTGATAGAGGAAGAGTGTCGTGTTTTTCTTGAATGGTGGGATAGCTTAGCGGCTGTTCCTACAATTAATTGCCTTAGATCTGGTTTGGAGTCAATCAGAAAAGAAGAACTTCAGAAGGCATTAAGCAGAATGGGACCTGATTTCTCTGCTAGAGAACGAAAAGTTGTTGAGGCATTAAGTAAGGGAATTATTAACAAAATACTTCATACTCCAGTAACAAAATTAAGAGCGCCTCAATCTAGGAATGATCGTAGAGATTCTCTTGATGTGATTGAAAAACTTTTTAATCTTGATGTTTCTAGTTCTTTAAACAAGCCCAAAAACAACTGA
- a CDS encoding glucose-1-phosphate adenylyltransferase yields the protein MKRVLAIILGGGKGSRLYPLTKMRAKPAVPLAGKYRLIDIPISNCINSDISKMYVLTQFNSASLNRHIAQTYNLSGPFGQGFVEVLAAQQTPETPSWFEGTADAVRKYQWLFQEWDVDEYLILSGDQLYRMDYSLFVEQHRKTGADLTVAALPVDSAQAEAFGLMRTDETANIKEFREKPTGDSLKAMAVDTSRFGLEANEAKEKPYLASMGIYVFSRSTLFDLLNKFPSYTDFGKEIIPEALGRGDKLKSYVFNDYWEDIGTIGAFFESNLALTQQPTPPFSFYDEKFPIYTRPRYLPPSKIVDTQITDSIVSEGSILKSCSIHHCVLGVRSRIESDVVLKETLVMGSDFYESYEERIALRNGGGIPLGVGQGTTVKRAILDKNARIGDNVKIVNKDNVEEADRADQGFYIRNGIVVIVKNATIPDGTII from the coding sequence ATGAAGAGAGTACTTGCCATCATTCTTGGCGGTGGAAAGGGATCACGCCTATATCCATTAACAAAAATGAGAGCAAAACCCGCCGTTCCATTAGCGGGTAAATATCGACTAATAGACATTCCTATAAGTAATTGCATAAATTCGGACATCAGTAAAATGTATGTTCTTACGCAATTCAATAGCGCTTCTCTTAACAGGCATATTGCACAGACTTATAATCTGAGCGGACCTTTTGGCCAGGGTTTCGTTGAGGTCTTAGCCGCTCAGCAAACACCTGAAACCCCCTCTTGGTTTGAGGGTACTGCTGATGCAGTAAGAAAATATCAATGGCTTTTTCAAGAGTGGGATGTTGATGAATATTTGATTCTCTCTGGAGATCAGCTTTATAGAATGGATTACAGCTTATTTGTTGAGCAGCATAGAAAAACAGGAGCTGATTTAACGGTTGCAGCTTTGCCCGTTGACTCGGCGCAAGCTGAAGCATTTGGTTTAATGCGTACTGATGAAACAGCCAATATTAAAGAATTTCGTGAGAAACCAACTGGTGATTCATTGAAAGCAATGGCTGTAGATACATCAAGGTTTGGATTGGAAGCAAATGAGGCAAAAGAAAAACCTTATTTGGCTTCTATGGGAATATATGTTTTTAGTCGTTCCACTCTTTTTGACTTATTAAATAAATTTCCTTCTTATACAGATTTTGGAAAAGAAATTATTCCTGAGGCTTTAGGTAGAGGTGACAAACTTAAAAGTTATGTTTTTAATGACTATTGGGAGGATATTGGAACTATTGGTGCATTCTTTGAATCAAATTTAGCATTAACTCAGCAGCCTACTCCTCCGTTTAGTTTTTATGATGAGAAGTTCCCTATTTATACCAGGCCTAGATATTTGCCCCCTTCTAAAATTGTAGATACACAAATAACTGATTCAATTGTTTCCGAGGGATCAATTCTTAAATCATGTAGTATTCATCATTGTGTGTTGGGAGTTAGGAGTCGTATTGAAAGTGACGTTGTTCTAAAAGAAACCCTTGTTATGGGATCTGATTTTTACGAATCTTACGAAGAGAGAATAGCGTTAAGAAATGGCGGTGGTATTCCCTTGGGCGTGGGACAGGGCACAACTGTTAAAAGAGCCATTCTCGATAAAAATGCTCGCATTGGTGACAATGTGAAGATAGTCAATAAAGACAATGTGGAAGAAGCTGATCGAGCAGATCAAGGTTTTTATATTCGTAATGGAATAGTTGTTATCGTCAAAAACGCCACAATTCCAGATGGAACTATTATTTAA
- the gndA gene encoding NADP-dependent phosphogluconate dehydrogenase has product MTKAHFGLVGLGVMGENLVLNAERNGFSSVVYNRTYQKTEDFLLGRGVNKSIQGAKDLQEFVSKLERPRRVLMMVKAGAATDAVINQISPFLEEGDLLIDGGNAQFMDTERRVKELESKSFGYIGMGVSGGAKGALEGPSMMPGGTKTSYDAIESLLNKMAAQVEDGPCVTYIGPGGSGHFVKTVHNGIEYGIEQILAEAYDLMKRVCGMSGDEMASVMGYWNKTEELSSYLVEITEACLRVKDPDDSSDLVEKIMDKAGQKGTGLWTVISALELGASVPTIYASLNGRVMSSMKDQRNYAETILNGNKPSFVDFGKPSDGMPLLMDAVVLATIASYAQGMDILRLASEEYDYDLDMPSIAQIWKGGCIIRSTLLSRIQDAFKKDPSLINLVIDKWFADQVNNRLSGLTQVVSAAVNAGIPVPCLSSTLDYLNSFRTSRLPQNLVQAMRDCFGSHTYERVDKAGSFHTEWID; this is encoded by the coding sequence ATGACCAAGGCACATTTTGGATTAGTCGGTCTTGGAGTAATGGGGGAGAACCTAGTACTTAATGCAGAGCGAAATGGTTTTTCTAGTGTGGTCTATAACCGTACTTATCAAAAAACAGAAGACTTTTTATTAGGTAGAGGTGTAAATAAATCAATTCAAGGAGCGAAGGATCTTCAAGAATTTGTATCAAAACTGGAACGTCCAAGAAGAGTATTAATGATGGTTAAAGCTGGAGCTGCTACTGATGCTGTCATTAATCAAATTTCACCTTTCCTCGAGGAGGGTGACTTGCTCATAGATGGAGGAAATGCCCAATTTATGGATACAGAAAGAAGAGTAAAAGAACTTGAGAGCAAGAGTTTTGGATATATCGGGATGGGAGTATCAGGTGGGGCGAAGGGCGCACTGGAAGGACCTAGTATGATGCCTGGTGGCACAAAGACTTCTTATGACGCTATAGAGAGCTTGTTAAACAAAATGGCTGCTCAGGTTGAAGATGGACCTTGTGTGACTTACATCGGCCCAGGGGGGTCAGGCCATTTTGTTAAGACCGTTCATAATGGAATTGAATATGGTATCGAGCAAATTTTGGCTGAGGCCTATGACTTGATGAAGAGAGTTTGTGGAATGAGTGGTGATGAGATGGCATCTGTTATGGGCTATTGGAATAAAACCGAAGAACTTTCCTCCTATCTCGTTGAAATCACAGAGGCTTGTTTACGCGTTAAAGATCCTGATGATAGTTCTGATCTGGTTGAAAAGATAATGGATAAAGCGGGTCAAAAAGGTACTGGTTTATGGACTGTCATTAGTGCATTAGAGCTTGGAGCTTCTGTTCCAACTATTTATGCCTCTTTAAACGGAAGGGTTATGAGTTCAATGAAAGATCAACGAAATTATGCAGAAACAATACTGAATGGGAACAAACCTTCTTTTGTTGATTTTGGAAAGCCTTCAGATGGCATGCCTCTCCTTATGGATGCCGTTGTATTGGCTACAATAGCTAGCTATGCCCAAGGTATGGATATTTTACGACTCGCTTCAGAAGAATATGATTACGATCTTGATATGCCCTCCATCGCTCAAATATGGAAAGGTGGTTGCATAATAAGGTCTACCCTTTTGAGTCGTATACAAGACGCATTTAAGAAAGATCCGAGCCTGATCAATTTAGTTATCGATAAATGGTTTGCAGATCAGGTAAACAATCGTCTCTCGGGCCTGACACAAGTCGTTTCTGCTGCTGTTAATGCTGGAATTCCAGTTCCATGTTTAAGTAGTACTCTTGATTATCTGAATAGCTTCAGAACATCTAGACTTCCTCAAAACCTTGTTCAAGCAATGAGAGACTGTTTTGGCTCTCATACATATGAGCGCGTAGACAAGGCTGGATCATTTCATACTGAGTGGATTGACTGA
- the pgl gene encoding 6-phosphogluconolactonase, with protein sequence MTKYEIQVSDDKSALALAASDLITQIIESTLKNKTRAKIALCGGSTPNAAYSLLGKKNIDWMNVDLFLGDERWVDNKSKDSNCFLLNNSLFKEGYPSLDASFFAVSTVELSSPDESAENYETILKNNLAGDPPRFDLILLGLGDDGHTASLFPGSDALFERDNLITAGEGKGHKRITFTSKLLSAADNVVFLISGSAKQTALKRLLDPSESWERTPAKLVAPDSEIIVLTDKDAYPSF encoded by the coding sequence ATGACTAAATATGAAATTCAAGTTTCAGATGACAAAAGCGCTCTCGCTCTTGCCGCCTCTGACTTGATAACTCAGATCATTGAGTCAACACTGAAAAATAAAACAAGAGCTAAAATTGCTCTTTGTGGTGGTTCTACTCCCAATGCTGCTTATTCTTTGTTGGGTAAGAAAAATATCGATTGGATGAACGTTGATTTGTTTCTTGGAGATGAAAGATGGGTTGATAATAAATCAAAAGATAGTAATTGCTTTCTATTAAATAATTCATTGTTTAAAGAAGGTTACCCATCCCTAGATGCATCATTTTTTGCTGTTTCAACTGTTGAATTATCATCCCCAGACGAAAGCGCTGAAAATTACGAAACAATCTTGAAAAATAACCTGGCAGGGGATCCACCAAGGTTTGATTTGATTCTTTTGGGATTGGGAGATGACGGGCATACAGCCTCCCTCTTCCCTGGCTCTGATGCATTATTTGAAAGAGATAACTTAATAACTGCTGGCGAAGGTAAAGGTCACAAAAGAATTACTTTTACCAGTAAATTATTAAGTGCTGCAGATAATGTGGTCTTCCTAATCAGTGGATCTGCTAAACAAACGGCTCTTAAACGTCTACTTGATCCATCAGAATCATGGGAGCGAACCCCTGCAAAATTAGTTGCACCAGATTCTGAAATTATTGTCTTGACTGATAAAGATGCTTACCCATCTTTCTAG
- a CDS encoding CIA30 family protein, which produces MISDPPPTEISITPLIKGSEFSDWKSLNDTIMGGSSRANCHSSDKGLFLEGNLVEEGGGFVSCRSPIFNKPFNLSKYSGLILDVEGEGRTLKFAIACEKKPLSLSNLLKGDIRWVASIPTNKKGVTRIKIPFRKLEPARRAKPVRLPLRFDPSCINRFQLLHSKFGQPGKMNSGFFAGPIKVLIKSISAYS; this is translated from the coding sequence TTGATTTCTGATCCACCACCGACTGAAATTTCAATAACTCCTCTTATAAAGGGTTCTGAATTTTCAGATTGGAAATCTCTGAATGACACAATTATGGGCGGCTCAAGTCGTGCAAATTGTCATTCCTCAGATAAAGGTTTATTTCTTGAGGGTAACCTAGTTGAAGAAGGTGGTGGCTTTGTTAGTTGCCGATCTCCGATTTTTAATAAGCCATTTAATCTCTCCAAATATTCTGGATTAATTCTTGATGTTGAAGGAGAAGGGAGAACATTAAAATTCGCGATCGCTTGTGAAAAGAAACCTTTATCATTATCAAATCTTTTAAAAGGTGATATCCGCTGGGTTGCCTCAATACCTACAAATAAAAAAGGAGTTACTAGGATCAAAATACCTTTCAGAAAATTAGAACCTGCCCGTCGAGCAAAGCCTGTTCGACTACCTCTTAGATTTGACCCTAGTTGTATCAACAGATTTCAATTGCTTCATTCGAAATTTGGACAACCCGGCAAAATGAACTCAGGTTTTTTTGCTGGCCCTATCAAAGTCTTAATTAAGTCAATCAGTGCATACTCCTGA